The window CTGGAAACATTAAGATTGTCTCCGGATGAGTTAAAGAATGGCCTTAAACAGGCAGTAATCAAGCGGAAACTTTTTCCTGTAGTTGTGGGTTCTGCTTTAACTGATAAGGGCATTGCGGATTTATTGGATGATATCCTACAGTATATGCCGAATCCTTCTGAGAGGCCGCAGGTCTTAGTAAGCACTCCGGCAAAGCCTGATGAGAAAATTAATCTGGATTTAAAACAGAATGGCCCTTTTGCAGCTTTTGTCTTTAAATCAATTTCTGACCCTTATGTTGGGCAGTTAACGCTTTTGCGGGTTTTTTCCGGGAGCCTATCTTCAAATACCTCTTTTTATAACGTTAACAGGAAACTTAAGGAAAGAATAGGTTCAGTTTATATCTTGCAAGGAAAAGAACAAAGGCCGGTTGAGAGTGCTTCTTGTGGAGATATAGTGGCAATTGCTAAGCTTAAAGACACTTTGACAAATGATTCTCTTGCCGATGAGAAGCAGCAGGTATTATTTGATTCGGTTGTTTTTCCGGAACCCGCGATATCAGCTTCTGTAAAACCAAAATCACGGCAGGACGAAGATAAGATTTCTCAAGCATTGCATAAACTTACAGCTGAGGACCCGACATTTAAAGTTACGCACGACCCGCAGAGCAAGGAACTTATTATTTCCGGATCTGGCGACCAGCATCTTGCGGTTATGGTTAACCGTATTAAGAAGAGATTTAATGTTGAGGTTGAGTTAGGTACTCCCAAGGTTTCATACAAAGAAACAATTACAAGGCCTGCTAAGGTTCAGGGGAAGTTTAAGCGTCAAAGTGGCGGCCGAGGGCAATATGGAGATGTTTGGATTGAAATTCAGCCTTTGGAAAAAGGAAAAGGCTTTGAATTTGTAGACAAGATTTTTGGTGGCGCAATCCCGAGAAATTATGTGCCATCCGTAGAAAAAGGCGTGCGTCAGGCTTGTCTGGAAGGGGCTGTTGCAGGTTATCCGGTTGAGGACATCCGGGTTACTCTTGTTGACGGATCTTATCATGAAGTTGATTCTTCTGATATGGCTTTTCAGATTGCAGGTGCAATGGCTTTAAGAAAAGCCGTCCAGGAGGCAGGCCCTGTGCTCCTTGAGCCGGTAATGAATGTTGAAATAGTTATCCCGGAGGAATATCTGGGAACGGTTTCCGGGGATATTAATTCCCGCAGAGGCCACATGGCAGGTATGGAGGTTAGGGGGAACTCTCAGATTGTAAAAGCGACTATACCTCTTTCAGAGATGTTTACTTATGCAAATGATTTGCGTTCAATGACAGGCGGCAGAGGTATGTATACTATGAGGTTTTCTCATTACGCGGAAGTCCCGCATAAAATCGCCTCAAATATTATTGCCCAGTATCAGGCCACCAAAAAGCATCAAGAAGAATAAGCAGCTTATCGTAGTAACCAGTTTATAAAGGAAGGATAATAATGAAAATCAGTATTGTTTCAATTGCAGAAATTCCCTTAGGAAAGCGTAATATCAAAGACCATCGTTTAGATGAGGTTGATAAGATAACCAAGGCTAAGAAAAAAACATACATTCAGGTTGATTTAGTTGATGAAGATGCAGCTTTAGATGCTGATGCGATTCTAGTAGCAGCGGAATCACGCGCAGATTTAATTTTAAAGGATTTGGAATTTGTAGAAACTCGCCTTAGCCGTAATCCTCCAGCTGAAGAAAAAACAATACTTGAGAAATTCAAAAATAGTTTAGAAAAAGAGGAATTAGCATCAAATGTGGTTTTAAGCGAAGATGAAAAGAAAGTCATATCGGGTTATGGACTCTATACGATTAAACCGGTGGTTGCAGTAAAAAAGGAAGAGCTGGAAGATGTGGATGCCTTATTAGCCAGAGCACTTAAAGAGAGTAACTACATTAGTTTTTTTACCACTGGCGAGAAAGAGACCCGAGCATGGCTTATAAGAAAAGGAATAAGTGCCTGGGAAGCAGCCGGTGCAATACATTCTGATATCCAGAAGGGTTTTATCAGAGCAGAAATAATCAGTTTTGCGGATTTTATTTCTTGCGGCGGTGAGACAGGCGCCAAACAGGCAGGAAAGTTACGCCTTGAGCAAAAAGATTATGTAATGCAAGATACGGATTTAACAA is drawn from Candidatus Omnitrophota bacterium and contains these coding sequences:
- a CDS encoding elongation factor G, which encodes MDIQNKRNFILLGHAQSGKTSLAESILYLCKATTRKGTILEGNTVSDYSFDEIERKSSINAGFLYCDYKGARFQIVDSPGYADFGGEVMSGVRAVDSGIIVIDGASGVEVGTERSWQILEEQNLPCMFFINKVDKEGIDIHKVLTQLKTTLSKSCVIVSTLEDPDLMEAIAESDDNLLTKYLETLRLSPDELKNGLKQAVIKRKLFPVVVGSALTDKGIADLLDDILQYMPNPSERPQVLVSTPAKPDEKINLDLKQNGPFAAFVFKSISDPYVGQLTLLRVFSGSLSSNTSFYNVNRKLKERIGSVYILQGKEQRPVESASCGDIVAIAKLKDTLTNDSLADEKQQVLFDSVVFPEPAISASVKPKSRQDEDKISQALHKLTAEDPTFKVTHDPQSKELIISGSGDQHLAVMVNRIKKRFNVEVELGTPKVSYKETITRPAKVQGKFKRQSGGRGQYGDVWIEIQPLEKGKGFEFVDKIFGGAIPRNYVPSVEKGVRQACLEGAVAGYPVEDIRVTLVDGSYHEVDSSDMAFQIAGAMALRKAVQEAGPVLLEPVMNVEIVIPEEYLGTVSGDINSRRGHMAGMEVRGNSQIVKATIPLSEMFTYANDLRSMTGGRGMYTMRFSHYAEVPHKIASNIIAQYQATKKHQEE
- a CDS encoding DUF933 domain-containing protein — protein: MKISIVSIAEIPLGKRNIKDHRLDEVDKITKAKKKTYIQVDLVDEDAALDADAILVAAESRADLILKDLEFVETRLSRNPPAEEKTILEKFKNSLEKEELASNVVLSEDEKKVISGYGLYTIKPVVAVKKEELEDVDALLARALKESNYISFFTTGEKETRAWLIRKGISAWEAAGAIHSDIQKGFIRAEIISFADFISCGGETGAKQAGKLRLEQKDYVMQDTDLTNFRFNK